The following coding sequences lie in one Frondihabitans peucedani genomic window:
- a CDS encoding glycoside hydrolase family 15 protein: MTLAIEDYALLSNCRSGALVGVDGSIDWLCLPRYDSASIFGALLGDEDHGRWLLRPVSDKATSSRRYLADTFTLVTTWSTPEGVVEVTEFMPHPSENSHIIRRVRGFVGTVPMCHEVRVRLGYASATPWVQQERRDDRAVLTATAGPDSVVLRSPQLRADGLRHHGEFVVSSGEVVDLTLTWGPSYEESPPAPDVDAELEATTAWWREWASRDMQEGPDRAAVQRSLLVLRALTHAKTGGIIAAATTSLPEQIGGQRNWDYRYVWLRDASLTISVLVAHGYEHAVEHWRSWLLRAIAGDPRDLQIMYGIAGARRLDEWTVPTLPGYQGSSPVRVGNGAYTQYQADVIGEVMVALHEARKAGLPDTDNGWSLQRALMQYLVENIDREDQGIWEARGPAELYTVGRVMIWAALDSAISAVRDFGREGPVEDWERLRDVTRTAIEEHGFDVERGTYTQYFGSKEVDASLLLLPQVGYCDPDDPRMLGTVAAIEHDLVRSGLPLRYRTDHSHDGLPPGENPFLACGFWLVEQYARSSREDDARALMDQILGYANDVGLLSEEYDLDEGRQAGNTPQALTHLALIRAADALTKNPPGRVTAPTRSQQEEQDEF; encoded by the coding sequence GTGACGTTGGCAATCGAGGACTACGCACTGCTCAGCAATTGCCGCTCCGGGGCGCTCGTCGGCGTGGACGGAAGCATCGATTGGTTGTGTCTACCCCGCTACGACTCGGCATCCATTTTCGGAGCGCTCCTGGGTGATGAAGATCACGGGCGGTGGTTGCTCCGGCCCGTGTCCGACAAGGCCACGTCCTCGCGGCGGTACCTCGCCGACACGTTCACGCTGGTTACGACATGGTCGACGCCTGAAGGGGTGGTCGAGGTGACGGAGTTCATGCCGCATCCCAGCGAGAACTCCCACATCATCCGCCGGGTTCGCGGGTTCGTCGGCACCGTCCCCATGTGCCACGAGGTGCGAGTGCGATTGGGCTACGCGTCCGCGACTCCCTGGGTGCAGCAAGAGCGCCGGGACGACCGCGCCGTGCTCACAGCAACTGCCGGACCCGACTCGGTCGTCCTTCGAAGCCCGCAGCTTCGCGCCGACGGCCTCCGTCACCACGGAGAGTTCGTCGTCTCTTCTGGGGAAGTCGTCGACCTCACCCTGACTTGGGGGCCGTCCTATGAGGAATCGCCCCCAGCACCAGATGTCGACGCGGAGCTCGAAGCAACGACTGCATGGTGGCGCGAATGGGCGTCCCGCGACATGCAGGAGGGACCCGACCGCGCTGCCGTTCAGCGTTCTCTGCTCGTCCTTCGTGCCCTGACTCACGCCAAGACGGGCGGGATCATCGCCGCTGCCACGACGTCCCTGCCGGAGCAGATCGGTGGGCAGCGGAACTGGGACTACCGGTATGTCTGGCTTCGCGATGCCTCCCTCACGATCTCGGTTCTCGTGGCACACGGCTACGAACATGCGGTAGAGCACTGGCGGTCCTGGCTGCTTCGGGCAATCGCCGGAGACCCGCGGGACCTCCAGATCATGTACGGCATCGCCGGTGCGCGCCGTCTTGATGAGTGGACCGTCCCGACCCTGCCTGGTTACCAGGGTTCATCGCCGGTCCGGGTCGGCAACGGCGCCTACACCCAGTACCAGGCCGACGTCATCGGTGAAGTCATGGTGGCGCTGCATGAGGCCCGGAAAGCGGGCCTTCCAGACACCGACAACGGGTGGAGTTTGCAGCGAGCCCTGATGCAGTACCTGGTCGAGAACATCGACCGAGAGGACCAGGGCATTTGGGAGGCCAGGGGGCCAGCGGAGCTCTACACGGTCGGGCGGGTCATGATCTGGGCTGCCCTGGACAGCGCGATCTCAGCCGTCCGAGATTTCGGCCGGGAAGGACCCGTCGAGGACTGGGAACGACTCCGCGACGTCACGAGGACCGCTATTGAAGAGCACGGCTTCGACGTCGAGCGAGGGACCTACACGCAGTACTTTGGGTCGAAAGAGGTCGACGCATCCCTGCTGCTGCTTCCCCAAGTCGGGTACTGCGACCCGGATGATCCGAGAATGCTCGGCACCGTCGCCGCGATCGAACACGACCTCGTCCGCTCCGGCCTGCCCCTCCGGTACAGAACCGACCACTCCCACGACGGACTCCCGCCGGGGGAGAACCCGTTTCTCGCCTGCGGGTTTTGGTTGGTCGAGCAGTACGCTCGCTCATCCCGAGAAGACGACGCGCGCGCCCTCATGGATCAGATCCTCGGCTACGCCAACGACGTGGGATTGCTCAGCGAGGAATACGACCTCGACGAGGGCCGACAAGCGGGAAACACCCCGCAGGCACTGACGCACCTGGCGCTCATCCGCGCCGCCGACGCTCTGACCAAAAACCCTCCGGGACGCGTCACCGCACCGACGCGCTCCCAACAAGAAGAACAGGACGAATTTTAG
- a CDS encoding carbonic anhydrase, whose translation MALSDDMHAPVFIRNELSDAAAAIWDQLTDGNVRFASDHPANPRRTVNDRLKWLNTQAPVAAVFSCSDSRVSAEIVFDAGIGDLFVIRNAGLVPSTEAIGSVEFAVAQLAVPLIVLMTHDGCGAVQAALASSEAAPRSNQSPLDRLVQGLQPAVTAARLGGTVSPDEVRAHHREGTIQTLIRRSSIIRSAVEAGALTLLGANYSPSTGRVTADVLPRPGQ comes from the coding sequence ATGGCCCTCTCAGACGACATGCATGCACCCGTCTTCATCCGAAACGAACTCTCCGACGCCGCGGCAGCGATCTGGGACCAGCTCACCGACGGCAATGTCCGCTTTGCCTCCGATCACCCCGCCAACCCGAGGCGAACAGTCAATGACCGACTCAAGTGGTTGAACACTCAGGCGCCGGTCGCCGCCGTGTTCAGCTGTTCGGACTCGCGCGTATCTGCGGAGATCGTTTTCGACGCCGGTATCGGTGATCTGTTCGTGATCCGCAACGCCGGACTCGTACCCAGCACAGAAGCGATTGGGTCCGTGGAATTCGCAGTCGCACAACTCGCCGTCCCCTTGATCGTGCTCATGACCCACGACGGATGCGGCGCCGTCCAAGCAGCCCTCGCCTCCAGTGAAGCCGCACCGAGGTCAAACCAGTCTCCGTTGGATCGGCTCGTCCAAGGCCTCCAGCCCGCCGTCACAGCAGCTCGTCTCGGTGGCACCGTGTCGCCAGACGAAGTCCGAGCACACCATCGCGAAGGCACCATTCAGACTCTGATCCGACGCTCGTCGATCATCAGGTCAGCAGTCGAGGCCGGCGCCCTGACGTTGCTCGGCGCTAACTATTCGCCCTCGACAGGTCGCGTCACAGCAGACGTCCTTCCAAGACCCGGACAGTAG
- a CDS encoding sodium:calcium antiporter, which yields MLVLIFLAGAAVIWVAGIQLSKSTDVLDARLHLGSALGGLIVLAVATNLPEIAITVSAALSGDVSIAAGNILGGIALQTVVLVVLDFFGRRGSGVRPLTYRAASLTLVLEAVVVVAVLAVVVAGSQLPPTLVFARLTPDVLLIAALWIVGLFLVKRAGKGLPWHESGNAPQASKHPSGHRRHKPDKTMSARKAAVVFAVSAVATLVAGVVLERAGEAAATKIGLSGVLFGATVLALATSLPEISTGLQAVKQSDDNLAVSDIFGGNAFLPVLFLLATVISGKAVLPQANPSDIYLTAIAALLTLVYIVGLIFRPKRRVLGMGVDSLVVLGLYLAGVAGLFAVSRGS from the coding sequence GTGCTTGTGCTGATCTTCCTCGCCGGGGCAGCGGTGATTTGGGTCGCCGGAATCCAGTTGTCGAAATCCACTGATGTTTTGGACGCCCGCCTTCACCTGGGGAGCGCTCTCGGCGGTCTGATCGTTCTCGCCGTGGCGACGAATCTTCCGGAGATAGCCATTACGGTCAGCGCCGCTCTCTCCGGCGATGTCAGCATTGCGGCCGGCAACATTCTGGGCGGCATAGCCCTGCAGACTGTTGTCCTTGTGGTGCTCGATTTCTTCGGGAGACGAGGTTCGGGAGTGCGGCCACTAACCTATCGAGCGGCATCGTTGACTCTGGTTCTCGAGGCCGTGGTTGTCGTGGCGGTGCTGGCTGTCGTTGTCGCTGGAAGCCAGCTCCCGCCCACTCTGGTCTTCGCCCGGCTGACACCCGATGTGCTGCTGATCGCCGCTCTCTGGATCGTCGGGTTGTTCTTGGTCAAGCGGGCGGGTAAGGGCCTGCCGTGGCACGAAAGCGGGAACGCTCCTCAGGCGTCCAAGCATCCCTCGGGTCACCGTCGCCACAAGCCGGACAAGACCATGAGTGCCAGGAAGGCCGCAGTCGTGTTCGCGGTGTCGGCGGTCGCGACTCTTGTCGCCGGCGTTGTCCTCGAGCGGGCCGGGGAAGCTGCCGCTACCAAGATCGGCTTGTCCGGTGTCCTTTTCGGAGCGACCGTCCTCGCACTGGCGACCTCGTTGCCGGAAATCTCCACCGGGCTGCAGGCAGTGAAGCAAAGCGACGACAACCTTGCTGTCAGTGACATCTTCGGCGGAAACGCGTTCCTCCCGGTGCTGTTCCTTCTGGCCACGGTCATCTCTGGAAAGGCTGTCTTACCGCAAGCGAATCCCAGCGACATCTACCTGACAGCGATCGCAGCTCTGTTGACTCTCGTCTACATCGTCGGGCTCATCTTCCGCCCCAAGCGCCGCGTGTTGGGAATGGGGGTCGACTCCCTCGTCGTCCTCGGCCTCTATTTGGCCGGAGTCGCCGGTCTCTTCGCCGTCTCTCGAGGTTCTTAG